In one window of Falco biarmicus isolate bFalBia1 chromosome 16, bFalBia1.pri, whole genome shotgun sequence DNA:
- the PTPN7 gene encoding tyrosine-protein phosphatase non-receptor type 7 isoform X9 — translation MVQACLVCSRVHNSSLSAQAAGADMDKPDKPSPSARKHVHLQERRGSNVSLVLDMSSLGSVEPIQPICTPRDITLKFLRTSSHVLRREELQQHAQSLTQLQEEFLKIPPNFVSPEELEIPGRASKDRYKTILPSMCHCIPLPHICPDPESRVCLRRARNQEEDSYINANYITGYAGRLREYIATQGPMLNTVTDFWEMVWQEEVPLIVMITKLQERKEKCVHYWPEKEGTYGPFTVRVQGLSECVEYVVRDLSIQSPWADTSQKDLSAFAWTVGTVLGHSAPSSGMAHFLVSLAQGSLLGVWQRLKLEFRR, via the exons atggtaCAAGCCTGCTTGGTGTGTTCCAGAGTTCATAACAGCAGCCTGAGTGCCCAGGCAGCCGGGGCAGACATGGACAAGCCGGACAAGCCTAGTCCCTCTGCCAGGAAGCATGTGCATCTTCAGGAGAG GAGGGGGTCCAATGTGTCACTGGTGCTGGACATGAGTTCACTGGGAAGTGTTGAGCCCATCCAGCCCATCTGCACACCACGGGACATCACGCTGAAGTTCCTGAGGACATCCAGCCATGTGCTGAGGAGAGAGGAGCTCCAGCAACATGCCCAGAGCCTGACACAGCTCCAGGAGGAGTTTTTG AAAATCCCACCCAACTTTGTCAGTCCGGAGGAGCTGGAGATCCCTGGACGTGCCTCCAAGGACAGATATAAAACCATCCTCCCCAGTATGTGCCACTGCATCCCTTTGCCTCACATTTGCCCAG ACCCTGAAAGCCGGGTCTGTCTCAGGAGGGCAAGGAACCAGGAGGAAGACAGCTACATAAATGCCAACTACATCACG GGCTATGCAGGGCGGCTCCGGGAGTACATTGCCACACAGGGACCCATGCTGAACACTGTGACTGACTTCTGGGAGATGGTGTGGCAGGAGGAGGTGCCCCTCATCGTCATGATAACCAAGCTCCAGGAGCGCAAAGAG aaatgtgtcCACTACTGGCCTGAGAAGGAGGGCACCTACGGCCCCTTCACCGTCCGTGTGCAGGGGTTGAGTGAGTGCGTGGAGTACGTTGTCCGGGATCTCTCCATCCAG TCACCCTGGGCTGACACGAGCCAAAAGGATCTTTCTGCCTTTgcctggactgtggggacagTATTGGGACACTCTGCCCCATCTTCTGGGATGGCACACTTCCTAGTGTCCCTGGCCCAGGGGTCTCTCCTGGGTGTCTGGCAGAGGCTCAAACTGGAATTCAGGAGGTGA
- the PTPN7 gene encoding tyrosine-protein phosphatase non-receptor type 7 isoform X4 encodes MVQACLVCSRVHNSSLSAQAAGADMDKPDKPSPSARKHVHLQERRGSNVSLVLDMSSLGSVEPIQPICTPRDITLKFLRTSSHVLRREELQQHAQSLTQLQEEFLKIPPNFVSPEELEIPGRASKDRYKTILPSMCHCIPLPHICPDPESRVCLRRARNQEEDSYINANYITGYAGRLREYIATQGPMLNTVTDFWEMVWQEEVPLIVMITKLQERKEKCVHYWPEKEGTYGPFTVRVQGLSECVEYVVRDLSIQLEGECRQVKHILFPSWPDQQTPESAKPLLHLVSKVEEALQAAASPGPIVVHCSAGIGRTGCFIATRIGCQQLKDKGEVDILGIVCRLRIDRGGMIQTSEQYQFLHHTLALYASQLPEAGGH; translated from the exons atggtaCAAGCCTGCTTGGTGTGTTCCAGAGTTCATAACAGCAGCCTGAGTGCCCAGGCAGCCGGGGCAGACATGGACAAGCCGGACAAGCCTAGTCCCTCTGCCAGGAAGCATGTGCATCTTCAGGAGAG GAGGGGGTCCAATGTGTCACTGGTGCTGGACATGAGTTCACTGGGAAGTGTTGAGCCCATCCAGCCCATCTGCACACCACGGGACATCACGCTGAAGTTCCTGAGGACATCCAGCCATGTGCTGAGGAGAGAGGAGCTCCAGCAACATGCCCAGAGCCTGACACAGCTCCAGGAGGAGTTTTTG AAAATCCCACCCAACTTTGTCAGTCCGGAGGAGCTGGAGATCCCTGGACGTGCCTCCAAGGACAGATATAAAACCATCCTCCCCAGTATGTGCCACTGCATCCCTTTGCCTCACATTTGCCCAG ACCCTGAAAGCCGGGTCTGTCTCAGGAGGGCAAGGAACCAGGAGGAAGACAGCTACATAAATGCCAACTACATCACG GGCTATGCAGGGCGGCTCCGGGAGTACATTGCCACACAGGGACCCATGCTGAACACTGTGACTGACTTCTGGGAGATGGTGTGGCAGGAGGAGGTGCCCCTCATCGTCATGATAACCAAGCTCCAGGAGCGCAAAGAG aaatgtgtcCACTACTGGCCTGAGAAGGAGGGCACCTACGGCCCCTTCACCGTCCGTGTGCAGGGGTTGAGTGAGTGCGTGGAGTACGTTGTCCGGGATCTCTCCATCCAG CTTGAAGGTGAATGCCGCCAGGTCAAACACATCCTCTTCCCTTCCTGGCCGGACCAGCAGACACCCGAGTCAGCCAAGCCCCTGCTGCACTTGGTGTCCAAGGTGGaggaggctctgcaggctgcagccagcccagggccGATCGTTGTGCACTGCAG TGCAGGCATCGGCCGGACAGGCTGCTTTATTGCTACCAGGATCGGGTgccagcagctgaaggacaaGGGCGAGGTGGATATCCTGGGAATTGTGTGCCGTCTCCGCATAGACAG AGGTGGGATGATCCAGACGAGCGAGCAGTACCAGTTCCTCCATCACACACTAGCTCTCTACGCTTCCCAGCTGCCAGAGGCAGGAGGCCACtag
- the PTPN7 gene encoding tyrosine-protein phosphatase non-receptor type 7 isoform X1, producing the protein MVQACLVCSRVHNSSLSAQAAGADMDKPDKPSPSARKHVHLQERRGSNVSLVLDMSSLGSVEPIQPICTPRDITLKFLRTSSHVLRREELQQHAQSLTQLQEEFLKIPPNFVSPEELEIPGRASKDRYKTILPSMCHCIPLPHICPDPESRVCLRRARNQEEDSYINANYITGYAGRLREYIATQGPMLNTVTDFWEMVWQEEVPLIVMITKLQERKESQVAGSGIVLLIPCSSSQGLCILASMRTTFHLQKCVHYWPEKEGTYGPFTVRVQGLSECVEYVVRDLSIQLEGECRQVKHILFPSWPDQQTPESAKPLLHLVSKVEEALQAAASPGPIVVHCSAGIGRTGCFIATRIGCQQLKDKGEVDILGIVCRLRIDRGGMIQTSEQYQFLHHTLALYASQLPEAGGH; encoded by the exons atggtaCAAGCCTGCTTGGTGTGTTCCAGAGTTCATAACAGCAGCCTGAGTGCCCAGGCAGCCGGGGCAGACATGGACAAGCCGGACAAGCCTAGTCCCTCTGCCAGGAAGCATGTGCATCTTCAGGAGAG GAGGGGGTCCAATGTGTCACTGGTGCTGGACATGAGTTCACTGGGAAGTGTTGAGCCCATCCAGCCCATCTGCACACCACGGGACATCACGCTGAAGTTCCTGAGGACATCCAGCCATGTGCTGAGGAGAGAGGAGCTCCAGCAACATGCCCAGAGCCTGACACAGCTCCAGGAGGAGTTTTTG AAAATCCCACCCAACTTTGTCAGTCCGGAGGAGCTGGAGATCCCTGGACGTGCCTCCAAGGACAGATATAAAACCATCCTCCCCAGTATGTGCCACTGCATCCCTTTGCCTCACATTTGCCCAG ACCCTGAAAGCCGGGTCTGTCTCAGGAGGGCAAGGAACCAGGAGGAAGACAGCTACATAAATGCCAACTACATCACG GGCTATGCAGGGCGGCTCCGGGAGTACATTGCCACACAGGGACCCATGCTGAACACTGTGACTGACTTCTGGGAGATGGTGTGGCAGGAGGAGGTGCCCCTCATCGTCATGATAACCAAGCTCCAGGAGCGCAAAGAG TCCCAGGTAGCAGGgagcggcatagtactcctcaTACCATGCAGTTCTTCCCAGGGTCTTTGCATCTTGGCatccatgaggaccacattccatctccag aaatgtgtcCACTACTGGCCTGAGAAGGAGGGCACCTACGGCCCCTTCACCGTCCGTGTGCAGGGGTTGAGTGAGTGCGTGGAGTACGTTGTCCGGGATCTCTCCATCCAG CTTGAAGGTGAATGCCGCCAGGTCAAACACATCCTCTTCCCTTCCTGGCCGGACCAGCAGACACCCGAGTCAGCCAAGCCCCTGCTGCACTTGGTGTCCAAGGTGGaggaggctctgcaggctgcagccagcccagggccGATCGTTGTGCACTGCAG TGCAGGCATCGGCCGGACAGGCTGCTTTATTGCTACCAGGATCGGGTgccagcagctgaaggacaaGGGCGAGGTGGATATCCTGGGAATTGTGTGCCGTCTCCGCATAGACAG AGGTGGGATGATCCAGACGAGCGAGCAGTACCAGTTCCTCCATCACACACTAGCTCTCTACGCTTCCCAGCTGCCAGAGGCAGGAGGCCACtag
- the PTPN7 gene encoding tyrosine-protein phosphatase non-receptor type 7 isoform X5 has product MVQACLVCSRVHNSSLSAQAAGADMDKPDKPSPSARKHVHLQERRGSNVSLVLDMSSLGSVEPIQPICTPRDITLKFLRTSSHVLRREELQQHAQSLTQLQEEFLKIPPNFVSPEELEIPGRASKDRYKTILPNPESRVCLRRARNQEEDSYINANYITGYAGRLREYIATQGPMLNTVTDFWEMVWQEEVPLIVMITKLQERKEKCVHYWPEKEGTYGPFTVRVQGLSECVEYVVRDLSIQLEGECRQVKHILFPSWPDQQTPESAKPLLHLVSKVEEALQAAASPGPIVVHCSAGIGRTGCFIATRIGCQQLKDKGEVDILGIVCRLRIDRGGMIQTSEQYQFLHHTLALYASQLPEAGGH; this is encoded by the exons atggtaCAAGCCTGCTTGGTGTGTTCCAGAGTTCATAACAGCAGCCTGAGTGCCCAGGCAGCCGGGGCAGACATGGACAAGCCGGACAAGCCTAGTCCCTCTGCCAGGAAGCATGTGCATCTTCAGGAGAG GAGGGGGTCCAATGTGTCACTGGTGCTGGACATGAGTTCACTGGGAAGTGTTGAGCCCATCCAGCCCATCTGCACACCACGGGACATCACGCTGAAGTTCCTGAGGACATCCAGCCATGTGCTGAGGAGAGAGGAGCTCCAGCAACATGCCCAGAGCCTGACACAGCTCCAGGAGGAGTTTTTG AAAATCCCACCCAACTTTGTCAGTCCGGAGGAGCTGGAGATCCCTGGACGTGCCTCCAAGGACAGATATAAAACCATCCTCCCCA ACCCTGAAAGCCGGGTCTGTCTCAGGAGGGCAAGGAACCAGGAGGAAGACAGCTACATAAATGCCAACTACATCACG GGCTATGCAGGGCGGCTCCGGGAGTACATTGCCACACAGGGACCCATGCTGAACACTGTGACTGACTTCTGGGAGATGGTGTGGCAGGAGGAGGTGCCCCTCATCGTCATGATAACCAAGCTCCAGGAGCGCAAAGAG aaatgtgtcCACTACTGGCCTGAGAAGGAGGGCACCTACGGCCCCTTCACCGTCCGTGTGCAGGGGTTGAGTGAGTGCGTGGAGTACGTTGTCCGGGATCTCTCCATCCAG CTTGAAGGTGAATGCCGCCAGGTCAAACACATCCTCTTCCCTTCCTGGCCGGACCAGCAGACACCCGAGTCAGCCAAGCCCCTGCTGCACTTGGTGTCCAAGGTGGaggaggctctgcaggctgcagccagcccagggccGATCGTTGTGCACTGCAG TGCAGGCATCGGCCGGACAGGCTGCTTTATTGCTACCAGGATCGGGTgccagcagctgaaggacaaGGGCGAGGTGGATATCCTGGGAATTGTGTGCCGTCTCCGCATAGACAG AGGTGGGATGATCCAGACGAGCGAGCAGTACCAGTTCCTCCATCACACACTAGCTCTCTACGCTTCCCAGCTGCCAGAGGCAGGAGGCCACtag
- the PTPN7 gene encoding tyrosine-protein phosphatase non-receptor type 7 isoform X2, whose product MVQACLVCSRVHNSSLSAQAAGADMDKPDKPSPSARKHVHLQERRGSNVSLVLDMSSLGSVEPIQPICTPRDITLKFLRTSSHVLRREELQQHAQSLTQLQEEFLKIPPNFVSPEELEIPGRASKDRYKTILPNPESRVCLRRARNQEEDSYINANYITGYAGRLREYIATQGPMLNTVTDFWEMVWQEEVPLIVMITKLQERKESQVAGSGIVLLIPCSSSQGLCILASMRTTFHLQKCVHYWPEKEGTYGPFTVRVQGLSECVEYVVRDLSIQLEGECRQVKHILFPSWPDQQTPESAKPLLHLVSKVEEALQAAASPGPIVVHCSAGIGRTGCFIATRIGCQQLKDKGEVDILGIVCRLRIDRGGMIQTSEQYQFLHHTLALYASQLPEAGGH is encoded by the exons atggtaCAAGCCTGCTTGGTGTGTTCCAGAGTTCATAACAGCAGCCTGAGTGCCCAGGCAGCCGGGGCAGACATGGACAAGCCGGACAAGCCTAGTCCCTCTGCCAGGAAGCATGTGCATCTTCAGGAGAG GAGGGGGTCCAATGTGTCACTGGTGCTGGACATGAGTTCACTGGGAAGTGTTGAGCCCATCCAGCCCATCTGCACACCACGGGACATCACGCTGAAGTTCCTGAGGACATCCAGCCATGTGCTGAGGAGAGAGGAGCTCCAGCAACATGCCCAGAGCCTGACACAGCTCCAGGAGGAGTTTTTG AAAATCCCACCCAACTTTGTCAGTCCGGAGGAGCTGGAGATCCCTGGACGTGCCTCCAAGGACAGATATAAAACCATCCTCCCCA ACCCTGAAAGCCGGGTCTGTCTCAGGAGGGCAAGGAACCAGGAGGAAGACAGCTACATAAATGCCAACTACATCACG GGCTATGCAGGGCGGCTCCGGGAGTACATTGCCACACAGGGACCCATGCTGAACACTGTGACTGACTTCTGGGAGATGGTGTGGCAGGAGGAGGTGCCCCTCATCGTCATGATAACCAAGCTCCAGGAGCGCAAAGAG TCCCAGGTAGCAGGgagcggcatagtactcctcaTACCATGCAGTTCTTCCCAGGGTCTTTGCATCTTGGCatccatgaggaccacattccatctccag aaatgtgtcCACTACTGGCCTGAGAAGGAGGGCACCTACGGCCCCTTCACCGTCCGTGTGCAGGGGTTGAGTGAGTGCGTGGAGTACGTTGTCCGGGATCTCTCCATCCAG CTTGAAGGTGAATGCCGCCAGGTCAAACACATCCTCTTCCCTTCCTGGCCGGACCAGCAGACACCCGAGTCAGCCAAGCCCCTGCTGCACTTGGTGTCCAAGGTGGaggaggctctgcaggctgcagccagcccagggccGATCGTTGTGCACTGCAG TGCAGGCATCGGCCGGACAGGCTGCTTTATTGCTACCAGGATCGGGTgccagcagctgaaggacaaGGGCGAGGTGGATATCCTGGGAATTGTGTGCCGTCTCCGCATAGACAG AGGTGGGATGATCCAGACGAGCGAGCAGTACCAGTTCCTCCATCACACACTAGCTCTCTACGCTTCCCAGCTGCCAGAGGCAGGAGGCCACtag
- the PTPN7 gene encoding tyrosine-protein phosphatase non-receptor type 7 isoform X10: MVQACLVCSRVHNSSLSAQAAGADMDKPDKPSPSARKHVHLQERRGSNVSLVLDMSSLGSVEPIQPICTPRDITLKFLRTSSHVLRREELQQHAQSLTQLQEEFLKIPPNFVSPEELEIPGRASKDRYKTILPSMCHCIPLPHICPDPESRVCLRRARNQEEDSYINANYITGYAGRLREYIATQGPMLNTVTDFWEMVWQEEVPLIVMITKLQERKESQVAGSGIVLLIPCSSSQGLCILASMRTTFHLQKCVHYWPEKEGTYGPFTVRVQGLSECVEYVVRDLSIQPSKSMLPHPDFFFFCAGKA; the protein is encoded by the exons atggtaCAAGCCTGCTTGGTGTGTTCCAGAGTTCATAACAGCAGCCTGAGTGCCCAGGCAGCCGGGGCAGACATGGACAAGCCGGACAAGCCTAGTCCCTCTGCCAGGAAGCATGTGCATCTTCAGGAGAG GAGGGGGTCCAATGTGTCACTGGTGCTGGACATGAGTTCACTGGGAAGTGTTGAGCCCATCCAGCCCATCTGCACACCACGGGACATCACGCTGAAGTTCCTGAGGACATCCAGCCATGTGCTGAGGAGAGAGGAGCTCCAGCAACATGCCCAGAGCCTGACACAGCTCCAGGAGGAGTTTTTG AAAATCCCACCCAACTTTGTCAGTCCGGAGGAGCTGGAGATCCCTGGACGTGCCTCCAAGGACAGATATAAAACCATCCTCCCCAGTATGTGCCACTGCATCCCTTTGCCTCACATTTGCCCAG ACCCTGAAAGCCGGGTCTGTCTCAGGAGGGCAAGGAACCAGGAGGAAGACAGCTACATAAATGCCAACTACATCACG GGCTATGCAGGGCGGCTCCGGGAGTACATTGCCACACAGGGACCCATGCTGAACACTGTGACTGACTTCTGGGAGATGGTGTGGCAGGAGGAGGTGCCCCTCATCGTCATGATAACCAAGCTCCAGGAGCGCAAAGAG TCCCAGGTAGCAGGgagcggcatagtactcctcaTACCATGCAGTTCTTCCCAGGGTCTTTGCATCTTGGCatccatgaggaccacattccatctccag aaatgtgtcCACTACTGGCCTGAGAAGGAGGGCACCTACGGCCCCTTCACCGTCCGTGTGCAGGGGTTGAGTGAGTGCGTGGAGTACGTTGTCCGGGATCTCTCCATCCAG CCCAGCAAGTCCATGCTCCCACatcctgatttctttttcttctgtgctggaAAAGCTTGA
- the PTPN7 gene encoding tyrosine-protein phosphatase non-receptor type 7 isoform X3 → MVQACLVCSRVHNSSLSAQAAGADMDKPDKPSPSARKHVHLQERRGSNVSLVLDMSSLGSVEPIQPICTPRDITLKFLRTSSHVLRREELQQHAQSLTQLQEEFLKIPPNFVSPEELEIPGRASKDRYKTILPSMCHCIPLPHICPDPESRVCLRRARNQEEDSYINANYITGYAGRLREYIATQGPMLNTVTDFWEMVWQEEVPLIVMITKLQERKEGLCILASMRTTFHLQKCVHYWPEKEGTYGPFTVRVQGLSECVEYVVRDLSIQLEGECRQVKHILFPSWPDQQTPESAKPLLHLVSKVEEALQAAASPGPIVVHCSAGIGRTGCFIATRIGCQQLKDKGEVDILGIVCRLRIDRGGMIQTSEQYQFLHHTLALYASQLPEAGGH, encoded by the exons atggtaCAAGCCTGCTTGGTGTGTTCCAGAGTTCATAACAGCAGCCTGAGTGCCCAGGCAGCCGGGGCAGACATGGACAAGCCGGACAAGCCTAGTCCCTCTGCCAGGAAGCATGTGCATCTTCAGGAGAG GAGGGGGTCCAATGTGTCACTGGTGCTGGACATGAGTTCACTGGGAAGTGTTGAGCCCATCCAGCCCATCTGCACACCACGGGACATCACGCTGAAGTTCCTGAGGACATCCAGCCATGTGCTGAGGAGAGAGGAGCTCCAGCAACATGCCCAGAGCCTGACACAGCTCCAGGAGGAGTTTTTG AAAATCCCACCCAACTTTGTCAGTCCGGAGGAGCTGGAGATCCCTGGACGTGCCTCCAAGGACAGATATAAAACCATCCTCCCCAGTATGTGCCACTGCATCCCTTTGCCTCACATTTGCCCAG ACCCTGAAAGCCGGGTCTGTCTCAGGAGGGCAAGGAACCAGGAGGAAGACAGCTACATAAATGCCAACTACATCACG GGCTATGCAGGGCGGCTCCGGGAGTACATTGCCACACAGGGACCCATGCTGAACACTGTGACTGACTTCTGGGAGATGGTGTGGCAGGAGGAGGTGCCCCTCATCGTCATGATAACCAAGCTCCAGGAGCGCAAAGAG GGTCTTTGCATCTTGGCatccatgaggaccacattccatctccag aaatgtgtcCACTACTGGCCTGAGAAGGAGGGCACCTACGGCCCCTTCACCGTCCGTGTGCAGGGGTTGAGTGAGTGCGTGGAGTACGTTGTCCGGGATCTCTCCATCCAG CTTGAAGGTGAATGCCGCCAGGTCAAACACATCCTCTTCCCTTCCTGGCCGGACCAGCAGACACCCGAGTCAGCCAAGCCCCTGCTGCACTTGGTGTCCAAGGTGGaggaggctctgcaggctgcagccagcccagggccGATCGTTGTGCACTGCAG TGCAGGCATCGGCCGGACAGGCTGCTTTATTGCTACCAGGATCGGGTgccagcagctgaaggacaaGGGCGAGGTGGATATCCTGGGAATTGTGTGCCGTCTCCGCATAGACAG AGGTGGGATGATCCAGACGAGCGAGCAGTACCAGTTCCTCCATCACACACTAGCTCTCTACGCTTCCCAGCTGCCAGAGGCAGGAGGCCACtag
- the PTPN7 gene encoding tyrosine-protein phosphatase non-receptor type 7 isoform X8 translates to MVQACLVCSRVHNSSLSAQAAGADMDKPDKPSPSARKHVHLQERRGSNVSLVLDMSSLGSVEPIQPICTPRDITLKFLRTSSHVLRREELQQHAQSLTQLQEEFLKIPPNFVSPEELEIPGRASKDRYKTILPNPESRVCLRRARNQEEDSYINANYITKCVHYWPEKEGTYGPFTVRVQGLSECVEYVVRDLSIQLEGECRQVKHILFPSWPDQQTPESAKPLLHLVSKVEEALQAAASPGPIVVHCSAGIGRTGCFIATRIGCQQLKDKGEVDILGIVCRLRIDRGGMIQTSEQYQFLHHTLALYASQLPEAGGH, encoded by the exons atggtaCAAGCCTGCTTGGTGTGTTCCAGAGTTCATAACAGCAGCCTGAGTGCCCAGGCAGCCGGGGCAGACATGGACAAGCCGGACAAGCCTAGTCCCTCTGCCAGGAAGCATGTGCATCTTCAGGAGAG GAGGGGGTCCAATGTGTCACTGGTGCTGGACATGAGTTCACTGGGAAGTGTTGAGCCCATCCAGCCCATCTGCACACCACGGGACATCACGCTGAAGTTCCTGAGGACATCCAGCCATGTGCTGAGGAGAGAGGAGCTCCAGCAACATGCCCAGAGCCTGACACAGCTCCAGGAGGAGTTTTTG AAAATCCCACCCAACTTTGTCAGTCCGGAGGAGCTGGAGATCCCTGGACGTGCCTCCAAGGACAGATATAAAACCATCCTCCCCA ACCCTGAAAGCCGGGTCTGTCTCAGGAGGGCAAGGAACCAGGAGGAAGACAGCTACATAAATGCCAACTACATCACG aaatgtgtcCACTACTGGCCTGAGAAGGAGGGCACCTACGGCCCCTTCACCGTCCGTGTGCAGGGGTTGAGTGAGTGCGTGGAGTACGTTGTCCGGGATCTCTCCATCCAG CTTGAAGGTGAATGCCGCCAGGTCAAACACATCCTCTTCCCTTCCTGGCCGGACCAGCAGACACCCGAGTCAGCCAAGCCCCTGCTGCACTTGGTGTCCAAGGTGGaggaggctctgcaggctgcagccagcccagggccGATCGTTGTGCACTGCAG TGCAGGCATCGGCCGGACAGGCTGCTTTATTGCTACCAGGATCGGGTgccagcagctgaaggacaaGGGCGAGGTGGATATCCTGGGAATTGTGTGCCGTCTCCGCATAGACAG AGGTGGGATGATCCAGACGAGCGAGCAGTACCAGTTCCTCCATCACACACTAGCTCTCTACGCTTCCCAGCTGCCAGAGGCAGGAGGCCACtag
- the PTPN7 gene encoding tyrosine-protein phosphatase non-receptor type 7 isoform X7, translating to MVQACLVCSRVHNSSLSAQAAGADMDKPDKPSPSARKHVHLQERRGSNVSLVLDMSSLGSVEPIQPICTPRDITLKFLRTSSHVLRREELQQHAQSLTQLQEEFLKIPPNFVSPEELEIPGRASKDRYKTILPSMCHCIPLPHICPDPESRVCLRRARNQEEDSYINANYITKCVHYWPEKEGTYGPFTVRVQGLSECVEYVVRDLSIQLEGECRQVKHILFPSWPDQQTPESAKPLLHLVSKVEEALQAAASPGPIVVHCSAGIGRTGCFIATRIGCQQLKDKGEVDILGIVCRLRIDRGGMIQTSEQYQFLHHTLALYASQLPEAGGH from the exons atggtaCAAGCCTGCTTGGTGTGTTCCAGAGTTCATAACAGCAGCCTGAGTGCCCAGGCAGCCGGGGCAGACATGGACAAGCCGGACAAGCCTAGTCCCTCTGCCAGGAAGCATGTGCATCTTCAGGAGAG GAGGGGGTCCAATGTGTCACTGGTGCTGGACATGAGTTCACTGGGAAGTGTTGAGCCCATCCAGCCCATCTGCACACCACGGGACATCACGCTGAAGTTCCTGAGGACATCCAGCCATGTGCTGAGGAGAGAGGAGCTCCAGCAACATGCCCAGAGCCTGACACAGCTCCAGGAGGAGTTTTTG AAAATCCCACCCAACTTTGTCAGTCCGGAGGAGCTGGAGATCCCTGGACGTGCCTCCAAGGACAGATATAAAACCATCCTCCCCAGTATGTGCCACTGCATCCCTTTGCCTCACATTTGCCCAG ACCCTGAAAGCCGGGTCTGTCTCAGGAGGGCAAGGAACCAGGAGGAAGACAGCTACATAAATGCCAACTACATCACG aaatgtgtcCACTACTGGCCTGAGAAGGAGGGCACCTACGGCCCCTTCACCGTCCGTGTGCAGGGGTTGAGTGAGTGCGTGGAGTACGTTGTCCGGGATCTCTCCATCCAG CTTGAAGGTGAATGCCGCCAGGTCAAACACATCCTCTTCCCTTCCTGGCCGGACCAGCAGACACCCGAGTCAGCCAAGCCCCTGCTGCACTTGGTGTCCAAGGTGGaggaggctctgcaggctgcagccagcccagggccGATCGTTGTGCACTGCAG TGCAGGCATCGGCCGGACAGGCTGCTTTATTGCTACCAGGATCGGGTgccagcagctgaaggacaaGGGCGAGGTGGATATCCTGGGAATTGTGTGCCGTCTCCGCATAGACAG AGGTGGGATGATCCAGACGAGCGAGCAGTACCAGTTCCTCCATCACACACTAGCTCTCTACGCTTCCCAGCTGCCAGAGGCAGGAGGCCACtag